From the Plectropomus leopardus isolate mb chromosome 18, YSFRI_Pleo_2.0, whole genome shotgun sequence genome, one window contains:
- the nup153 gene encoding nuclear pore complex protein Nup153 has translation MTAIRRRNTDRHPDERAMAATGGGKIRSRRYHIASKPYAKSKQQQSGLISRVTDTVKSIVPSWLQKYFKNEDAPEGGGAVLGTDQNCQPPPPPPPNGSEEGPPPLDGRDSPEPSTSNTEPSTSRASLNFQEYVLSRPPLSRSHLHFAPLDISSPTLGASSSLFSQPSTSSAPGPFSTGFSLVKEIKDNLSQHEDDNISTTSGFSSRASDKDVPTSKTASLPQLWSPETDRTHSGPQHAQSSMKRPAFNLSVFGTSSNSSLNSTVLNSSQLGDSPFYPGKTMYGGAAAVRSSRTRPGTPYQAPVRRQIKVKPAGAQPCGVTSATARRILQSLERMSSPLADARRIPAAASSPLSASMDGTNLDVSPFHSKKKRMDSSLPPVQKLVVPAAVSVSGNRSVSFRPTLTPGGVSRTLDRTPRETPTRQSPQPPEATAGPSQSTMGSSSSAYPLSSTPAASSVGSGGGKIKRERTSTRPSSKRPEEEEVAEVPDLPTISLPISTMPTFSFSSPLPPLTTSTTISITPTLTPVTPVKETVTNKEPPTASTPPCVPFTFSSPIVKATAASPPSFSPSAGFTFSAPVAMLGPSMSNGKMASPIVAAVKSATSKSTEDFEGPFKPAKTLKQGSVLDLLKAPGFASPVAQTSPVPDNALLQTSTESTAPISTTTTTSSLSSTGFADVFKAPPGWSCDVCMVQNKPSDTKCVCCMAPQPSSSSSKLMDSKPSAATSAGPDSNSTSTTSTTTTTAGFGTMFSQPAGTWDCDTCLVINKPDAVKCVACETAKPGTGLKPSLTLPSAFSAVKTVSTPTAPISTGFTGFGDKFKKPEGAWECDTCLVENKAEDTKCVACTSPKPGASAAASSSASSAPVIGLGDMFKKPEGAWECDVCLVQNKAADVQCVACQTAKPGANVEPKAFGSSFGSSAGGTSGSSSGGFKFGTSNSTSGSGSGGFKFGTSDSTSGSASGGFKFGTSDSTSIKFGGSLTDSSSTSSGGFKFGVQFGNSSSETTSKDNSASSGFKFGSSSEGFKFGTSSCDDKKSDQPAAGSGFKFGTSGGIAFGTGSSSTDSSKGGFSFGLSKPEEKTSETPTSSSVSFISPAPSQEKSDSAASNDTTSTNTNSTTTATTTTGSVFGRLGEPSLATTTPQGGSTFGSLQADKEPAAPTFTFGKPEEKKEAAASSAPSAFLFGAASKDADAAPAPATSGGFSFSKPSAPTEQPPPTFNFGKPADKIEASTAEAPKPSFTFGQSASDSSVAPKPAFSFMATNPTSAIDSTTSSSTAPTSSLFGTTTSSSSSSSSSSSSSTTSTQAPAPSAAPSTFMFGQPAATSSDAPPATAFVFGQSQDSQPSAPSAAPLNSTPAPAPAQPFIFGAPASAAPPAAAAAPSFGFGAAAPPAASSSAPSAAPSPFAFNTATSGGFGASQTPSFGSSFGSPFTATPSQPPAFGAKPNATPVFGQQTNSTPVFGAAANSAPGGGFQFGGASAFGATNNTSGGVFTFGAGSAPSPVPPANPSIAPQSGPAGGGFNFSQPPAFNIGSTKSFTASPAGQQAIAGRKIKTAVRRRK, from the exons ATGACAGCTATCCGGCGCCGAAACACCGATAGACACCCAGACGAAAGAGCCATGGCGGCCACGGGTGGAGGGAAAATTAGAAGCAGGAGATATCATATCGCCTCTAAACCCTATGCCAAGAGTAAACAG CAACAGTCAGGCCTCATCAGTCGAGTGACAGACACAGTTAAGAGCATCGTTCCTTCCTGGCTGCAGAAATACTTCAAGAATGAAGACGCTCCTGAAGGAGGAGGGGCTGTACTGGGGACGGACCAGAACTGCCAGCcacctcctccgcctcctccaaATGGCAGCGAAGAGGGACCTCCTCCCCTTGATGGACGTGACTCACCAGAGCCAAGCACCAGTAACACAG AGCCCTCAACCAGCCGGGCGTCTCTGAACTTCCAGGAGTATGTGCTTTCTCGACCTCCTCTGAGTCGTTCCCACCTCCACTTTGCCCCGCTGGATATCTCCTCCCCGACCCTGGGGGCCTCCAGCAGCCTCTTCTCCCAACCCTCCACCTCCTCAGCTCCTGGACCCTTTTCCACGGGTTTCTCCTTGGTCAAAGAAATCAAGGACAACCTCTCGCAGCACGAAGATGATAACATCTCCACCACTAGCGGCTTCTCCTCCCGCGCCTCAGACAAAG ATGTCCCCACTTCCAAAACAGCATCACTTCCCCAACTTTGGTCcccagagacagacagaacacACTCTGGGCCTCAGCATGCCCAGTCCAGTATGAAAAGGCCTGCTTTTAACCTGTCTGTATTTGGAACGTCCTCCAAT TCATCATTAAACAGCACAGTGCTAAACTCTAGCCAGCTTGGAGATTCACCCTTCTACCCTGGGAAGACCATGTACGGTGGAGCAGCTGCAGTCAGGAGCTCTCGTACTCGTCCTGGAACACCATACCAG GCCCCAGTCAGGAGACAGATCAAGGTCAAGCCTGCTGGCGCTCAGCCCTGTGGAGTGACCAGCGCCACAGCCAGACGTATCCTGCAGTCTTTGGAGCGCATGTCGAGCCCGCTGGCT GATGCCAGGAGAATCCCAGCAGCAGCTTCATCCCCCCTGTCAGCA tCAATGGACGGCACAAATCTAGATGTTTCACCTTTCCACTCGAAAAAGAAACGT ATGGATTCCAGCCTCCCACCAGTGCAGAAGCTTGTGGTTCCTGCTGCAGTGTCAGTGTCAGGAAACCGCTCCGTGTCCTTCAGGCCTACTTTGACTCCTGGAGGAGTGAGCCGAACTCTGGACAGGACCCCAAGAGAGACG CCCACAAGACAATCACCGCAACCACCTGAAGCAACCGCAGGTCCATCTCAAAG CACAATGGGTTCCAGTAGCTCAGCCTATCCTCTGTCCAGCACACCTGCAGCCAGCAGTGTGGGCTCTGGAGGGGGCAAGATAAAGCGAGAGAGGACCAGTACACGGCCTTCCTCTAAACGCCCTGAAGAGGAAGAG gtggCTGAGGTACCGGACCTACCAACCATTTCACTTCCCATCAGCACCATGCCAACTTTCAgcttctcctcccctcttccaCCTCTCACCACTTCCACCACCATCAGCATTACCCCAACTCTCACGCCCGTGACTCCAGTTAAGGAAACAGTCACAAATAAG GAGCCACCAACGGCCTCAACACCTCCCTGTGTaccttttacattttcctcCCCTATTGTCAAAGCAACTGCTGCTAGTCCCCCTTCCTTTTCCCCCTCA GCTGGATTCACTTTCAGTGCACCTGTAGCAATGTTAGGTCCCTCCATGTCAAACGGGAAGATGGCTTCTCCTATCGTGGCAGCAG TGAAGTCAGCAACAAGCAAAAGCACAGAAGATTTTGAAGGACCTTTCAAACCAGCCAAGACCCTGAAGCAGGGCAGTGTGCTGGATCTTCTCAAGGCACCTG GCTTTGCCTCTCCTGTTGCTCAGACTTCCCCAGTCCCGGACAACGCTCTGCTGCAGACCTCCACAGAGTCCACAGCCCCCATCtccaccaccacaaccacctcctccctctcttcaacAGGGTTTGCAGATGTGTTCAAAGCCCCACCAGGCTGGAGCTGTGATGTCTGCATGGTGCAGAACAAACCATCAGACACCAAGTGTGTTTGCTGTATGGCCCCACAGCCCAGCTCCTCCTCATCTAAACTTATGGACAGTAAACCGTCAGCCGCCACCTCGGCTGGGCCAGACAGCAACAGCACGAGCACCACATCCACCACTACAACCACAGCAGGTTTTGGCACAATGTTCTCCCAACCTGCAGGAACTTGGGACTGTGATACGTGTCTTGTTATAAACAAACCTGATGCAGTAAAATGTGTGGCCTGTGAAACGGCCAAACCTGGGACGGGGCTTAAACCCTCACTGACTCTTCCTTCTGCCTTCTCAGCTGTTAAGACTGTATCCACACCCACAGCCCCCATTTCTACAGGGTTCACTGGATTTGGCGACAAGTTCAAAAAGCCCGAGGGTGCGTGGGAGTGTGACACGTGTTTGGTAGAAAACAAGGCAGAGGACACAAAGTGTGTGGCCTGCACGAGCCCTAAACCAG GAGCTTCAGCTGCAGCCTCTTCTTCAGCCAGCAGTGCTCCAGTGATTGGGTTGGGAGACATGTTCAAGAAGCCTGAGGGTGCCTGGGAGTGTGACGTCTGTCTTGTACAAAATAAGGCTGCTGATGTGCAGTGTGTTGCCTGTCAGACAGCCAAACCTGGAGCTAACGTGGAGCCCAAAG CTTTTGGTTCGTCTTTTGGTTCATCAGCTGGTGGGACTTCAGGCTCTAGTTCTGGAGGTTTTAAGTTTGGTACATCAAACAGCACCTCGGGATCTGGATCTGGAGGTTTTAAGTTTGGCACATCTGACAGTACATCAGGATCTGCATCTGGAGGTTTTAAGTTTGGCACGTCAGACAGTACCTCAATCAAGTTTGGGGGCTCATTGACAGACTCCTCCTCTACATCGTCAGGTGGATTCAAATTTGGAGTCCAATTTGGAAACTCCTCATCAGAAACCACTTCTAAAGACAATTCTGCCTCATCAGGGTTCAAATTTGGCAGCTCATCCGAGGGCTTTAAATTTGGGACTTCCTCTTGTGATGACAAAAAGTCAGACCAACCTGCTGCAGGTTCTGGGTTTAAGTTTGGAACCAGCGGTGGTATAGCGTTTGGAACTGGATCATCTAGCACAGACTCCTCTAAGGGCGGCTTCAGCTTTGGACTCTCGAAACCTGAAgagaaaacatcagaaacacCCACCTCATCCTCTGTTAGTTTCATTTCTCCTGCTCCCTCTCAAGAGAAAAGTGACAGTGCAGCATCAAATGACACCACATCCACAAACACCAACTCAACCACCACTGCAACCACCACCACTGGGTCTGTATTTGGGAGACTAGGCGAGCCAAGTTTGGCAACCACTACGCCACAAGGCGGCTCCACGTTTGGGTCCTTGCAGGCTGACAAAGAGCCAGCTGCTCCCACGTTTACCTTTGGGAAGCCGGAGGAAAAGAAGGAAGCCGCAGCCTCCTCTGCTCCATCTGCCTTCCTCTTCGGTGCTGCTAGTAAAGATGCAGATGCTGCACCAGCACCGGCCACCTCAGGAGGTTTTTCCTTCAGCAAGCCTAGTGCTCCAACAGAACAACCTCCACCCACGTTTAATTTTGGCAAGCCAGCAGACAAGATCGAAGCATCTACTGCAGAGGCCCCGAAGCCCTCTTTTACCTTTGGACAAAGTGCTTCAG ATTCGTCTGTTGCTCCAAAACCAGCATTTTCCTTTATGGCTACTAATCCCACCAGTGCCATTGACTCTACCACCTCGTCATCCACCGCCCCGACCTCCAGTCTGTTCGgcaccaccaccagcagcagcagcagcagcagcagcagcagcagcagcagcaccacctCCACTCAGGCTCCCGCTCCCTCTGCAGCTCCCAGCACTTTCATGTTCGGTCAGCCTGCTGCGACCTCCAGTGACGCTCCTCCAGCTACAGCCTTTGTCTTCGGCCAGAGTCAGGACAGCCAGCCGTCTGCCCCGTCAGCTGCTCCTCTGAACTCTACTCCGGCCCCGGCCCCAGCTCAGCCCTTCATCTTCGGTGCTCCTGCCagtgctgctcctcctgctgctgctgctgctccatcaTTCGGCTTCGGAGCAGCAGCACCCCCTGCTGCCTCATCTTCAG CTCCATCTGCAGCTCCCTCTCCATTTGCATTTAACACGGCCACTTCTGGTGGATTCGGGGCCAGCCAGACTCCATCATTCGGTTCATCCTTTGGATCTCCCTTCACAGCCACACCTTCCCAGCCCCCAGCCTTCGGAGCCAAACCAAACGCCACCCCTGTCTTTGGACAGCAGACAAACTCTACTCCTGTATTTGGGGCGGCTGCTAATTCTGCACCAG GTGGAGGCTTTCAGTTTGGAGGAGCCAGTGCATTTGGAGCCACAAACAACACCTCAGGAGGCGTGTTTACCTTTGGAGCGGGTTCAGCACCTTCTCCTGTCCCGCCTGCCAACCCCTCCATCGCACCCCAGTCAGGACCAGCTGGTGGTGGATTCAACTTTTCACAACCCCCTGCTTTTAACATTGG GTCAACAAAATCCTTCACCGCCTCTCCTGCTGGACAGCAAGCGATTGCTGGGCGCAAGATCAAGACAGCGGTGCGGCGCAGGAAGTAG
- the stmnd1 gene encoding stathmin domain-containing protein 1 yields the protein MGCGSSSTTAVRPLTPEEVRGEQDETGSKVDGRGDSAVSKGTTDSGVVMDNRDVPLLPGAVPKKLPPLTSECVRESEADRFTQDGLLQQENTLAERPKSSEILEELLNQGIIPVGQTRERVSGSAEAYSIMLDDREGIRRRPPARLESLKAKKVESLPSREEMEEKMRLVEERRKLKEDELKTRLRTKSARVRRPAPISSTDENVDAALTPVETLQSPLIPEPLDPISRSQIPREAAEGGEWAREAGGDGREVTGGANVEEKWRVRGDSGDYRGAGAERVSENGDREVGGELTQVEEFKKDQLLLAVSGELESDSSFQHAGYKEEIF from the exons ATGGGCTGCGGCAGCTCCTCAACTACCGCGGTCCGACCGTTGACACCGGAAGAGGTGAGGGGAGAACAG GATGAGACAGGAAGTAAAGTGGATGGTCGTGGAGACTCTGCCGTGTCAAAGGGCACCACAGACAGCGGGGTGGTGATGGACAACAGAGACGTCCCTTTGTTACCTGGAGCAGTGCCCAAAAAACTTCCTCCTCTAACATCTGAGTGTGTCAGAGAAAGCGAGGCGGACAGATTTACACAAGACG GCTTACTGCAGCAGGAGAACACACTGGCGGAGCGTCCAAAGTCCAGTGAGATCCTGGAAGAGCTGCTGAACCAGGGCATCATACCAGTGGGACAGACCAGAGAGAGGGTCAGCGGGTCTGCAGAGGCCTACAGCATCATG ctggaTGACAGGGAAGGGATCAGGCGAAGGCCTCCTGCCAGACTGGAGTCCCTGAAGGCCAAGAAGGTGGAAAGTTTACCCAGCAGAGAAGAGATGGAAGAAAAGATGAGACTGGTTGAGGAGAGACGCaag TTAAAGGAAGACGAGCTCAAGACACGTTTGAGGACCAAGTCGGCTCGTGTTCGGCGCCCCGCTCCCATCTCCAGCACAGATGAGAACGTTGACGCCGCTCTCACCCCTGTGGAGACGTTACAGTCACCTCTCATCCCGGAACCCCTCGATCCAATCTCTCGCAGCCAGATCCCACGCGAAGCAGCCGAGGGCGGAGAGTGGGCGAGAGAGGCCGGAGGTGACGGCAGAGAAGTAACAGGTGGAGCAAACGTGGAAGAGAAGTGGAGAGTGAGAGGAGACAGCGGAGATTACAGAGGGGCAGGTGCAGAGAGGGTGAGTGAGAATGGTGACAGGGAAGTGGGGGGAGAGTTGACCCAGGTGGAGGAGTTCAAGAAGGATCAGCTCCTCCTTGCAGTTTCGGGGGAGCTGGAGAGCGATTCTAGCTTTCAACATGCAGGGTACAAAGAGgagatattttaa